The following proteins are co-located in the Halobaculum roseum genome:
- a CDS encoding SOS response-associated peptidase, producing MCGRNSLFIDQADLEARFDAQIVADGGYSPRYNIAPGDDLHIITNEASDEIDAYHWGLIPFWADEPKEGIINARSETVDEKSAFKRAWESRPCLVPSSGFYEWKAPNGGTKQPYRIHCEDDPAFAMAGLWDVWEGDDETISCVTILTTEPNDLMSSIHDRMPVVLPQDAESNWLAADRDTRRELCQAYPKDDLDAYEISPRVNNPGNDDPQVIEPLDNEQSGLGEFSS from the coding sequence ATGTGTGGCCGAAACTCGCTCTTCATCGACCAGGCTGACCTCGAGGCTCGCTTCGATGCCCAGATTGTCGCGGACGGCGGGTATTCACCTCGATACAATATCGCGCCTGGCGACGATCTACACATCATCACGAACGAGGCTTCCGACGAGATCGATGCCTACCACTGGGGGCTGATTCCGTTCTGGGCGGATGAGCCCAAGGAGGGTATCATCAACGCCCGCTCCGAGACTGTCGACGAGAAGAGCGCGTTCAAGCGGGCGTGGGAATCTCGCCCCTGTCTGGTCCCCTCGTCGGGGTTCTACGAGTGGAAAGCGCCGAACGGCGGAACGAAACAGCCCTACAGGATTCACTGCGAAGACGACCCCGCATTTGCGATGGCTGGCCTCTGGGACGTTTGGGAGGGTGATGACGAGACGATCTCGTGCGTCACGATTCTCACGACGGAGCCGAACGACCTGATGAGCTCCATCCACGACCGGATGCCGGTCGTCCTCCCGCAGGACGCGGAATCTAACTGGCTCGCCGCAGACCGGGACACTCGCAGGGAACTGTGTCAGGCGTACCCGAAGGATGATCTTGACGCCTACGAGATTTCGCCGCGAGTCAACAACCCCGGCAACGACGATCCGCAGGTCATCGAGCCGCTGGACAACGAGCAATCGGGCCTCGGCGAGTTCAGTTCCTGA